The sequence AGATTTGAatggcaaataaagaaatgtgaCTCACAAACCCTTTCAAGAGATAAAAAACCCAGCGTTTGGGcatgcataaaattaatttatcagcaagCAAACTTGACGAGTGTTTGAAATTTCCGTTTCTTTTTGACAAAGAAAGTGGGTTACAGCATTTTAGTTTagtcttttgtgaaaataattcaatatttagaacagaagtatacttcttaaatattttagcttAGGCCCAGAGCCTTAACTTTTGTTCTTATACtggaatatatatataaacattttatttctgttttagaaatgcATGTGTAGTGCTCaatattataagttcaatgcCAATGATAAATGTCATTGATGTCAAATCTTTGGTACTTTTCGTAGTTGAACTGAGGATTTTCTGACgaattttcatccaacaacaacaacaaaaattcttCATCTGACAGTAAACTATTATTGAGAGCGATCAAAAGCGAATTTCGAACGTCTTTTAGCCGCGGCATtgacaacagaaaagatcaacgctccaaaataccagtcaggaaatataaacaaaatagtGCCGTCTGTGTTGGCGAGCGCGTCttgcttaacattaaaatttcgcgccaaaaacgccGTTGTCGATCCAGACCTCCTCGGCAATCTGACGTCCGTGatgacaaaaacgtctgctgcttaaggtctctatttaacaattagactatgagcccgagttttctacgagcagatagtcaacgaggcgcagccgagttgactatcgcttgtagaaaacgagggcgagtagtctaattgttttagtataaatttactcgtagtctcattgcataaaaatgtaaagtaacgtttaggaaaaagtgttttattgtgtttacatcggcaattcaaaggtttcaaacaccgcgcgtgatgtgcactgaggtgtgaaacaagcatcacgtgttcaaaatagccatttttcattggctattcacaactgtagactatcagcagatagtctacgagtaatgtagccaatcagattcacggattcacgatagactacgagtaaatttatactaataacaattagactacgaacccgagttttctacaagcagatagtcaacgaggcgcagccgagttgactatcgctcgtagaaaacgagggcgagtagtctaattgttttagtataaatctacaatggtctcattgcataaaaatgtaaagtattaacgtttaaatggttaaaagtgttttattgtgtttacatcggcaattcaagttcaaggtttcaaacactgcgcgcgatgtgcactgaagcttcgtgatatacaatttaaaattcgtgatacacaattttaaatttaaagcttcgtgattgctCGAAATAAAtgggagaacgattttcattggctattcacaactgttgactatcagcagatagtctacgagtaatatagccaatcataTTTACGGATTCAAggtagactacgagtaaatttatactaaatatatatatatatatatatatatatatatatacgaatTTCTTTAGCGCTTAAATTGTAAAGAATATTCTAAAGCACCGCACAACTGTAAAAAGATGAAACATTAAAATtcaataaaaatgtaaaagttttaacgataaaaactaacggtaaaacacgacgtttcgaccgtgcttcggtcattatcaagtgaatggtgaaataaaatagtaaaaatatatatatgtacgtaAGAAGTGTAAacattttccatgaaatttgcaggtgtaaacggacaataaaagtgtacaaagagaacaactagtaaaaagctaattaaaaaccttagcacgaattgagtcagattgtacattgagagtaggttTCAGTTCGTGactaaaaaacatctcatagacgaggcagtcaaatttgttcgtgcacttcattaagacactaaagttctttgtaagatccttaggagccaaagaatgtttgtcgcgaaaatgcttgccaattgacgaagaagaatttttgtgttcttcaacacgttggtgtagatgacggcgtgtgaaaccaacataacctgcattGCACAGGTCACgttgaaatttataaacaaggcACTGTTGGTTCACAATCGGTGGCTTAGCTTCTCGCAATTTGAGGTCTCGTTATATCTTCTGGCTAACAAATACATGTTGTACGGTAGTCTGAATCTTGTGACTTAAATCTTTAAGTTGGGCGCGAACAATATCAGCTGATGCCTGATCTTTAAACGGTAGGACAACACGAATGGGGTCCAATCGATCGCTGACAGCAGGTGAAGAAACAGGTTGATCAGATGCTCTGGCGGCAACAAACCGCGAAATGGTAGAGTTAACAAGATTGTCAGGATATTTTAGTCGAGAAAACACTAATTTCAGTCGATCGCATTCTTCAAAGAAATAATGCCAATTGGATGAAAGTCGATATGCACGATCAAGCATAGTTTTTAATAATCCACGTTTGTATCGGTCATCCACATGGCTCTTGTAATGTAGAAGGAGGCCTGTATTTGTCGGTTTAACGTACACCTTAGTCTCAACACGTGTGTGTTTATTGAGCAGCTGGGTGCCCAAAAAAGGAAGCATGCTATTACTCTCCGTCTCCATGGTGAACTTATTAGAGGAATGGCACTGGTTTAAAATGTCGAGGAAATTGTCCGCTGATGTTTTGTTTGGCATAATGGTCAAAGTGTCGTCGACAAATCTCTTGTAATACGTGGGCATCTTGCCTTCATGCTCCAGGGTTTCTTCAATGCTGCACATAAAAGCGTTGGCTAACAGAGGACCAAGGGGGGAGCCCATAGCAACTCCGTCGGTCTGTTCATATAGCTGGCCGTTGAACGTGAAAAGTTGGTCCTTTGTTGCCGCTCTAAGAAGATCAACAAGGTCCAGCTTATTGAGATTAAGATGGTT is a genomic window of Acropora muricata isolate sample 2 chromosome 8, ASM3666990v1, whole genome shotgun sequence containing:
- the LOC136926773 gene encoding uncharacterized protein, translated to MGSPLGPLLANAFMCSIEETLEHEGKMPTYYKRFVDDTLTIMPNKTSADNFLDILNQCHSSNKFTMETESNSMLPFLGTQLLNKHTRVETKVYVKPTNTGLLLHYKSHVDDRYKRGLLKTMLDRAYRLSSNWHYFFEECDRLKLVFSRLKYPDNLVNSTISRFVAARASDQPVSSPAVSDRLDPIRVVLPFKDQASADIVRAQLKDLSHKIQTTVQHVFVSQKI